Proteins encoded by one window of Pseudonocardia sp. HH130629-09:
- a CDS encoding amidohydrolase: protein MTALQTRTELPEITDLAVDDLGVGTGPAWLESWMRAHKGEIVGWRRAIHAQPELARREHLTTARVAETLVRAGLEPRTLADGTGVVCEVGYGEPLVALRADMDALPLQEQTGLPFASEVPGVMHACGHDAHTAMLLGAALALQSAPSLPGRVRLVFQPAEEVQPGGALDAVGEGVMEGVQRIFALHCDPRLEVGRLGTRVGPITSACDLIEVRLTSPGGHTSRPHLTADLVQALGLLATQVPLLLTRHVDPRSGTVLTWGAVHAGDAANAIPQSGLLRGTLRTADHATWTELEEKLRALVAAVLAPTGVGYVLDHVRGVPPVVNDEVSTGMLRDAAVTVGGEAADASTEQSSGGEDFAWYLEHSAGAMARLGVWSGTGKQRDIHQPTFDLDERALPFGSRVLVQAALSALAQAAS from the coding sequence GTGACTGCGCTGCAGACCCGCACCGAGCTCCCGGAGATCACCGATCTCGCGGTCGACGATCTCGGCGTCGGCACGGGTCCGGCCTGGCTGGAGTCGTGGATGCGGGCGCACAAGGGCGAGATCGTGGGCTGGCGCCGCGCGATCCACGCCCAGCCCGAGCTGGCCCGTCGCGAGCACCTCACGACCGCGCGGGTCGCGGAGACCCTGGTGCGGGCGGGCCTGGAGCCGCGCACCCTCGCCGACGGCACCGGCGTCGTCTGCGAGGTGGGGTACGGCGAGCCGCTGGTCGCCCTGCGCGCGGACATGGACGCGCTGCCGCTGCAGGAGCAGACCGGTCTCCCGTTCGCCTCCGAGGTGCCCGGTGTCATGCACGCCTGCGGGCACGACGCGCACACCGCGATGCTGCTGGGGGCGGCCCTGGCTCTGCAGTCCGCGCCGTCGCTGCCCGGCCGGGTCCGGCTGGTGTTCCAGCCGGCCGAGGAGGTGCAGCCGGGCGGCGCGCTCGACGCGGTCGGCGAGGGCGTGATGGAGGGCGTGCAGCGGATCTTCGCGCTGCACTGCGACCCGCGGCTGGAGGTCGGGCGGCTCGGCACCCGGGTCGGGCCGATCACCTCGGCCTGTGACCTCATCGAGGTCCGGCTGACCTCACCGGGCGGGCACACCTCGCGCCCGCACCTGACCGCCGACCTCGTGCAGGCGCTCGGGCTGCTGGCCACCCAGGTGCCGCTGCTGCTGACCCGCCACGTCGACCCGCGCTCGGGCACCGTCCTGACCTGGGGTGCGGTGCACGCCGGGGACGCGGCGAACGCGATCCCGCAGTCCGGGCTGCTGCGCGGCACCCTGCGCACCGCCGACCACGCGACCTGGACCGAGCTCGAGGAGAAGCTGCGGGCGCTCGTGGCGGCCGTGCTCGCCCCCACCGGTGTCGGCTACGTGCTCGACCACGTCCGCGGTGTCCCGCCGGTCGTCAACGACGAGGTGTCCACCGGGATGCTGCGCGACGCCGCGGTGACCGTCGGCGGCGAGGCCGCCGACGCCTCCACCGAGCAGTCCTCCGGCGGCGAGGACTTCGCCTGGTACCTGGAGCACTCCGCGGGCGCCATGGCGCGGCTCGGGGTGTGGTCGGGCACCGGCAAGCAGCGCGACATCCACCAGCCGACCTTCGACCTCGACGAGCGGGCCCTGCCGTTCGGCTCGCGGGTGCTGGTCCAGGCCGCGCTGTCCGCGCTGGCACAGGCGGCCTCCTGA
- a CDS encoding NAD(P)H-quinone dehydrogenase, giving the protein MTRIVIMGGGPAGYEAALVAAQHGSEVTVVERDGMGGACVVYDCVPSKTFISSAAVRVDLHRAEDLGVLVDRGNSAVDLPAVNERVKSLALAQSADVRARLENEGVRIIAGTARFAGPAEARAAHEVTATHADGTVEDLVADVVLIATGATPRVLDSARPDGDRILDWRQLYDLDELPEHLVVVGSGVTGAEFCSAYVELGCRVSLVSSRDRVLPHEDADAAAVLEEVFTDRGVEILAHARADSVENTGDGVRVTLSDGRVVEGSHALMTVGSIPNTAELGLEKIGVETDRGGFVPVDKVSRTSEPGVYAAGDCTGVLMLASVAAMQGRIAMWHALGEGVSPIRLRTVAANVFTRPEIATVGISQNAIDSGEVPARTVMLPLSTNPRAKMRGLRRGFVKLFCRPASGVVIGGVVVAPVASELILPIAMAVQNGLGVDDLAHTFSVYPSLSGSITEAGRQLMQHSDLD; this is encoded by the coding sequence GTGACCCGCATCGTCATCATGGGCGGCGGACCGGCCGGTTACGAGGCCGCACTCGTCGCGGCACAGCACGGCAGCGAGGTGACCGTCGTCGAGCGGGACGGGATGGGCGGCGCCTGCGTCGTCTACGACTGCGTCCCCTCGAAGACCTTCATCTCCTCCGCGGCCGTCCGGGTCGACCTGCACCGTGCCGAGGACCTCGGCGTCCTGGTGGACCGCGGCAACTCCGCGGTCGACCTGCCCGCGGTCAACGAGCGGGTCAAGTCCCTCGCCCTCGCCCAGTCCGCCGACGTGCGGGCCCGGCTGGAGAACGAGGGCGTCCGGATCATCGCCGGCACCGCGCGGTTCGCCGGGCCCGCCGAGGCCCGCGCCGCGCACGAGGTGACCGCCACGCACGCCGACGGGACCGTCGAGGACCTCGTCGCCGACGTCGTCCTCATCGCGACCGGGGCCACCCCGCGGGTGCTGGACTCGGCTCGTCCGGACGGCGACCGGATCCTCGACTGGCGTCAGCTCTACGACCTCGACGAGCTGCCCGAGCACCTGGTCGTCGTCGGCTCGGGCGTGACCGGCGCCGAGTTCTGCTCCGCCTACGTCGAGCTCGGCTGCCGGGTCAGCCTGGTCTCCAGCCGCGACCGGGTCCTCCCGCACGAGGACGCCGACGCCGCCGCCGTGCTGGAGGAGGTGTTCACCGACCGGGGGGTGGAGATCCTCGCCCACGCGCGCGCCGACTCCGTCGAGAACACCGGCGACGGCGTCCGGGTCACCCTGTCCGACGGTCGCGTCGTGGAGGGCTCGCACGCCCTGATGACCGTCGGGTCGATCCCCAACACCGCCGAGCTCGGCCTGGAGAAGATCGGCGTCGAGACCGACCGCGGCGGGTTCGTCCCGGTCGACAAGGTCTCGCGCACCTCCGAGCCGGGTGTGTACGCGGCGGGCGACTGCACCGGCGTGCTCATGCTCGCCTCGGTCGCGGCCATGCAGGGCCGGATCGCGATGTGGCACGCGCTCGGCGAGGGCGTGTCCCCGATCCGGCTGCGGACCGTCGCGGCGAACGTGTTCACCCGCCCCGAGATCGCGACCGTCGGGATCAGCCAGAACGCGATCGACTCCGGCGAGGTCCCGGCCCGCACCGTGATGCTGCCGTTGTCGACCAACCCGCGCGCCAAGATGCGCGGGCTGCGCCGCGGCTTCGTGAAGCTGTTCTGCCGCCCGGCGTCCGGTGTGGTCATCGGCGGTGTCGTGGTCGCGCCGGTCGCGAGCGAGCTGATCCTGCCGATCGCGATGGCGGTCCAGAACGGGCTCGGTGTGGACGACCTGGCCCACACCTTCTCGGTGTACCCGTCGCTGTCCGGGTCGATCACCGAGGCGGGCCGTCAGCTCATGCAGCACTCCGACCTGGACTGA
- a CDS encoding serine/threonine-protein kinase: MSVPEGEVQRRQFAGRYRVDGPLGSGAMGTVWSGFDEVLHRRVALKELKIPDGIPAGEKLELRERIMREARALAGLSHPNVVTVFDVLDSGGDEPLVVMELVPSKNLAAAITELGRLDAAQAGVVGHGTAAALRAAHRAGITHRDVKPGNVLISDDGRIKLTDFGIARNESDAPMTSAGLVLGSPAYIAPEVAAGQPVTPAADLWGLGATLWAAVEGRPPYDVDGDPVRTITEVVDGPVPVPTVTGPVAEVIAGLMVKEPAARMPLDEVRARLRPLLADPDDPIFPGSPDVPTVMARVPAPPGGTAAPPRVPAPAPPGPLGPTSTGTGTYGRAPVADPVPAPAPPPAERPRPVRPSSRGAAPARVAATGPTTVLGAVPLVLGGALLVLLGALAGFTGVRALAGQEPLSTVTVATDRSLRTTYPDPLGFTVPVPDGWTQFRSPAPDGSVVVRFVSPDGRQELSVRAATSVQAVTDALTPEALGVDPVEAGPVEQLPDGFSQVALTTGSGSAQRSTLMRIVPGRDRQGGVWVLQLTSPAGRAEDAVAGLFDAVASGFRATPG, translated from the coding sequence GTGTCCGTTCCCGAGGGCGAGGTCCAGCGCCGACAGTTCGCCGGGCGGTACCGCGTCGACGGTCCGCTCGGGAGCGGCGCGATGGGCACCGTCTGGTCGGGTTTCGACGAGGTCCTGCACCGCCGCGTCGCGCTCAAGGAGCTGAAGATCCCCGACGGCATCCCGGCCGGGGAGAAGCTGGAGCTGCGGGAACGCATCATGCGGGAGGCCCGGGCGCTGGCCGGGCTGTCGCACCCCAACGTCGTGACCGTCTTCGACGTGCTCGACTCCGGCGGCGACGAGCCGCTGGTGGTCATGGAGCTGGTGCCGTCGAAGAACCTGGCCGCGGCGATCACCGAGCTGGGCAGGCTCGACGCCGCGCAGGCCGGCGTCGTCGGGCACGGCACCGCGGCGGCGCTGCGGGCCGCGCACCGGGCCGGGATCACCCACCGCGACGTCAAGCCGGGCAACGTCCTGATCTCCGACGACGGCCGGATCAAGCTCACCGACTTCGGCATCGCCCGCAACGAGTCCGACGCGCCGATGACCTCCGCGGGCCTCGTGCTCGGCTCGCCCGCCTACATCGCCCCCGAGGTCGCCGCGGGCCAGCCGGTCACCCCGGCCGCGGACCTGTGGGGCCTCGGCGCGACGCTCTGGGCCGCCGTCGAGGGCCGCCCGCCCTACGACGTCGACGGTGACCCGGTCCGCACCATCACCGAGGTCGTCGACGGCCCCGTCCCCGTGCCGACGGTCACCGGCCCGGTCGCCGAGGTCATCGCCGGGCTGATGGTCAAGGAGCCCGCCGCCCGCATGCCGCTCGACGAGGTACGGGCCCGGCTGCGCCCGCTGCTCGCCGACCCCGACGACCCGATCTTCCCCGGATCGCCGGACGTGCCGACCGTCATGGCGCGGGTCCCGGCACCGCCCGGTGGGACCGCGGCCCCGCCGCGGGTGCCCGCACCGGCACCGCCCGGCCCGCTCGGGCCCACCAGCACCGGCACCGGCACCTACGGCCGCGCCCCGGTCGCCGACCCCGTGCCCGCACCGGCACCGCCGCCGGCGGAGCGCCCGCGTCCGGTCCGGCCGTCGTCGCGGGGGGCCGCGCCCGCCCGCGTCGCGGCGACCGGCCCGACCACCGTGCTCGGTGCCGTCCCGCTGGTGCTCGGCGGCGCGCTGCTCGTGCTGCTCGGCGCACTCGCCGGGTTCACCGGGGTCCGCGCGCTGGCCGGCCAGGAACCGCTGTCGACGGTCACCGTCGCCACCGACCGGTCGCTGCGCACCACCTACCCGGACCCGCTCGGCTTCACCGTGCCGGTGCCCGACGGCTGGACGCAGTTCCGCTCACCCGCCCCGGACGGGTCGGTCGTCGTCCGCTTCGTCAGCCCGGACGGCCGTCAGGAGCTGTCGGTCCGCGCGGCCACCTCCGTGCAGGCCGTCACCGACGCGCTCACCCCCGAGGCGCTGGGCGTCGACCCGGTCGAGGCCGGGCCGGTCGAGCAGCTGCCCGACGGCTTCAGCCAGGTCGCGCTCACCACCGGCAGCGGCAGCGCGCAGCGCAGCACGCTGATGCGCATCGTCCCCGGCCGCGACCGGCAGGGCGGGGTCTGGGTCCTGCAGCTGACCTCCCCCGCCGGGCGCGCCGAGGACGCCGTGGCGGGCCTGTTCGACGCCGTCGCCTCGGGCTTCCGCGCCACCCCGGGCTGA
- a CDS encoding ESX secretion-associated protein EspG has translation MAEPAPWIPSVPFVLTGTEFDVVWEHLGLGATPVALRLPSPGRTREERRRVVAAGVAGLRARGLAGPAGPDPALVRLLTLLARPDRHLEVRGRFDDGPLRAVAAERDGDGVLAVHTGTAVTVTAAGSPAFAAVSALPRRAPGPGPAVTLPTAELARVLDGDARTDPGTAGDDEQRARLVSLLAGPAHRAQICAVRHDHWGSPARLPGHVAVVDTQRGRYRLTRGTGAHGGPEWSTLAPAGDGELRDRFAELFSPGRSAA, from the coding sequence GTGGCTGAGCCCGCGCCCTGGATCCCGTCGGTGCCGTTCGTGCTCACCGGCACCGAGTTCGACGTCGTCTGGGAGCACCTGGGACTCGGCGCCACCCCGGTGGCGCTGCGGCTCCCCTCCCCCGGGCGCACCCGCGAGGAGCGGCGCCGGGTCGTGGCGGCCGGCGTCGCCGGGCTGCGCGCCCGCGGCCTCGCCGGTCCGGCCGGACCCGACCCCGCGCTGGTACGGCTGCTGACCCTGCTCGCCCGCCCCGACCGTCACCTGGAGGTGCGCGGCCGGTTCGACGACGGCCCGCTGCGCGCGGTCGCCGCCGAACGCGACGGCGACGGCGTCCTCGCCGTCCACACCGGAACGGCCGTCACCGTGACCGCGGCGGGATCACCGGCGTTCGCCGCGGTGTCGGCCCTGCCCCGGCGCGCGCCGGGACCCGGGCCCGCCGTGACCCTGCCCACCGCCGAGCTGGCCCGCGTCCTCGACGGGGACGCACGCACCGACCCCGGCACGGCCGGGGACGACGAGCAGCGGGCCCGGCTCGTCTCCCTGCTCGCCGGGCCCGCGCACCGTGCGCAGATCTGTGCCGTCCGACACGACCACTGGGGCAGCCCGGCGCGGCTGCCGGGGCACGTCGCCGTCGTCGACACGCAGCGGGGCCGCTACCGCCTGACCCGCGGGACCGGCGCGCACGGTGGACCCGAGTGGTCCACCCTCGCCCCCGCGGGCGACGGCGAGCTGCGCGACCGGTTCGCCGAGCTGTTCAGTCCAGGTCGGAGTGCTGCATGA
- a CDS encoding purine-nucleoside phosphorylase, which translates to MADTADPTARAHDAAAELARRTGTDTHDVAVVLGSGWRPAADVLGTPDAEVPMAELPGFVAPSAVGHGGTARSLRIGDTRVLVLLGRTHLYEGHGMDPVVHGVRTAAAAGVRTVVLTNAAGGITEGLSVGQPVLIADHLNLLARSPLQGAHFVDLTDAYSPRLRAAARELDPSLVEGVYAGLPGPHFETPAEIRMLRTLGADLVGMSTVAETIAARAAGLEVSGISLVTNLAAGLSGQPLNHQEVLDAGAAAATRMGSLLRDLVGRV; encoded by the coding sequence ATGGCCGACACCGCCGACCCCACCGCTCGCGCCCACGACGCCGCCGCCGAGCTCGCCCGCCGCACCGGCACCGACACCCACGACGTGGCGGTGGTCCTGGGCTCCGGCTGGCGTCCGGCCGCCGACGTGCTCGGCACCCCCGACGCCGAGGTCCCGATGGCCGAGCTGCCCGGGTTCGTCGCGCCTTCGGCGGTCGGCCACGGCGGCACCGCCCGCTCGCTGCGCATCGGTGACACCCGGGTGCTGGTCCTGCTCGGGCGCACCCACCTCTACGAGGGCCACGGGATGGACCCGGTCGTGCACGGCGTCCGCACCGCCGCGGCGGCCGGTGTCCGCACGGTCGTGCTGACCAACGCGGCGGGCGGCATCACCGAGGGCCTGTCGGTCGGGCAGCCGGTGCTGATCGCCGACCACCTCAACCTCCTGGCCCGCTCGCCGCTGCAGGGCGCGCACTTCGTCGATCTCACCGACGCCTACTCCCCCCGGCTGCGCGCCGCCGCCCGCGAGCTGGACCCGTCGCTGGTCGAGGGCGTCTACGCCGGGCTGCCCGGCCCGCACTTCGAGACCCCGGCCGAGATCCGGATGCTGCGCACGCTGGGCGCGGACCTGGTCGGGATGTCCACCGTCGCCGAGACGATCGCCGCCCGCGCCGCCGGACTGGAGGTCTCCGGGATCTCGCTGGTCACCAACCTGGCCGCAGGCCTGTCCGGCCAGCCGCTGAACCACCAGGAGGTCCTCGACGCCGGCGCCGCCGCGGCGACCCGGATGGGCTCGCTGCTGCGCGACCTCGTCGGCCGCGTCTGA
- a CDS encoding PPE domain-containing protein, with protein MTAPRWAGLGHAEIAAMVAAGPGPAASAGAERAWRDAAAALTDVHRELSGQVRGLSGGWSGTAADGVTVALGTLDGWVVSATADAERTADALATQAGLAADLRARMPAAAAPAPPETAPVGPALLDDWAAADLAAGNSAGRAAELMIRYDDDTHATGAPWTGWGAAPVVTHDGTAAASPAVPAPPPAGPHTAPAAPATTRVRSRWTARGRGRRCSRGSASAGSRRRC; from the coding sequence GTGACCGCGCCGCGCTGGGCGGGGCTCGGCCACGCCGAGATCGCCGCGATGGTGGCGGCCGGTCCGGGGCCCGCGGCGTCGGCCGGGGCGGAACGGGCGTGGCGCGACGCCGCGGCCGCACTCACCGACGTCCACCGCGAGCTGTCCGGCCAGGTCCGCGGCCTGTCGGGGGGATGGTCCGGCACGGCCGCGGACGGCGTCACCGTGGCGCTCGGGACACTCGACGGCTGGGTCGTCTCCGCCACCGCCGACGCCGAGCGCACCGCCGACGCACTCGCCACCCAGGCCGGGCTCGCCGCGGACCTGCGGGCCCGGATGCCGGCCGCCGCGGCCCCGGCACCGCCGGAGACCGCACCCGTGGGCCCGGCCCTGCTCGACGACTGGGCGGCCGCCGACCTCGCCGCGGGCAACTCGGCCGGTCGGGCCGCGGAGCTCATGATCCGCTACGACGACGACACCCACGCCACCGGCGCACCGTGGACCGGCTGGGGCGCGGCCCCGGTCGTGACCCACGACGGCACCGCAGCCGCCTCCCCCGCCGTCCCGGCCCCGCCCCCGGCGGGCCCCCACACGGCACCGGCGGCGCCGGCGACGACACGGGTCCGGTCCCGGTGGACGGCGCGGGGTCGGGGACGTCGGTGTTCGCGGGGATCGGCTTCGGCGGGCTCACGGCGGCGGTGCTGA
- a CDS encoding phospho-sugar mutase, translating into MVLPGPLRDAALRWIADDPDPATRTELQRVLATAMAGGDGAGEAAEDLADRLSGALRFGTAGLRGPVRAGPSGMNVAVVTRATAGLAAHLARTAGTGRVVVGRDARHGSAAFAEATARVLTGAGFTVTLLDGPVPTPLVAFAVRHLGAVAGIAVTASHNPPADNGYKVYLADGAQLVGPDDTAIEEAITAAPPAVSVPLGPLPDPAEVTGAYLDRIATLPANTGTPAPRIALTPMHGVGGATAVAALARAGVHDVAVVASQAVPDPDFPTVAFPNPEEPGATDALLALAAESGADLAVALDPDADRCALGVAFPDGWRMLSGDETGVLLGDHLLRTGTTPDPLVATTVVSSSMLARIARARGARFAETLTGFKWIVRAGAGLVFGYEEAIGLCVDPDGVRDKDGISAAVVAADLVRGLAAAGSSVPRRLDELAAEFGVHATRGVSIRMAPAERDAAVARLRAAPPTDWEADRPAPDVLRLRRPGTRVVIRPSGTEPKLKAYLEVALDPTGDVAAVPASRAVAAERLDAVRAEVDGMLAG; encoded by the coding sequence ATGGTGCTCCCGGGACCGCTGCGCGACGCGGCGCTGCGCTGGATCGCCGACGACCCCGACCCGGCCACCCGCACGGAGCTGCAGCGCGTCCTGGCCACCGCGATGGCCGGGGGCGACGGCGCCGGGGAGGCGGCCGAGGACCTGGCCGACCGGCTGTCCGGGGCGCTGCGCTTCGGCACCGCCGGGCTGCGCGGGCCGGTGCGGGCCGGGCCGTCGGGGATGAACGTCGCCGTCGTGACCCGGGCGACCGCAGGGCTCGCTGCCCACCTGGCCCGGACCGCGGGCACCGGCCGGGTCGTCGTCGGCCGGGACGCCCGGCACGGGTCCGCCGCGTTCGCCGAGGCCACCGCCCGCGTGCTGACCGGCGCCGGGTTCACCGTGACCCTGCTGGACGGCCCCGTCCCCACCCCGCTGGTGGCGTTCGCGGTGCGGCACCTCGGCGCGGTCGCCGGGATCGCCGTGACCGCCTCGCACAACCCGCCCGCGGACAACGGCTACAAGGTCTACCTCGCCGACGGCGCGCAGCTCGTGGGCCCCGACGACACCGCCATCGAGGAGGCGATCACCGCCGCACCGCCCGCGGTGTCGGTCCCGCTCGGCCCGCTGCCGGACCCGGCGGAGGTCACCGGCGCCTACCTCGACCGGATCGCGACGCTGCCGGCGAACACCGGGACTCCCGCGCCGCGGATCGCGCTCACCCCGATGCACGGGGTCGGCGGCGCGACCGCGGTCGCCGCGCTCGCCAGGGCCGGGGTGCACGACGTCGCCGTCGTCGCGAGCCAGGCCGTGCCCGACCCCGACTTCCCGACGGTCGCCTTCCCGAACCCGGAGGAGCCCGGCGCCACCGACGCGCTGCTCGCGCTGGCCGCCGAGAGCGGCGCGGACCTCGCCGTCGCGCTGGACCCGGACGCGGACCGGTGCGCGCTCGGCGTCGCCTTCCCCGACGGCTGGCGGATGCTGTCCGGCGACGAGACCGGCGTGCTGCTCGGCGACCACCTGCTGCGGACCGGGACCACGCCGGACCCGCTGGTCGCGACGACCGTGGTGTCGTCGTCGATGCTCGCCCGCATCGCCCGGGCCCGCGGGGCGCGGTTCGCCGAGACCCTCACCGGCTTCAAGTGGATCGTGCGGGCCGGTGCCGGGCTGGTCTTCGGCTACGAGGAGGCGATCGGGCTCTGCGTCGACCCCGACGGCGTCCGGGACAAGGACGGCATCTCCGCCGCCGTCGTCGCCGCGGACCTGGTGCGCGGGCTCGCCGCCGCCGGGTCGTCGGTGCCACGGCGGCTCGACGAGCTGGCCGCGGAGTTCGGCGTGCACGCCACCCGGGGCGTCTCGATCCGGATGGCCCCCGCCGAGCGCGACGCCGCCGTCGCCCGGCTGCGCGCCGCGCCCCCGACCGACTGGGAGGCCGACCGCCCGGCCCCCGACGTGCTGCGGCTGCGCCGCCCCGGGACCCGGGTGGTGATCCGCCCGTCGGGGACCGAGCC
- a CDS encoding gamma-glutamylcyclotransferase, translated as MPLYAAYGSNMDPEQMKERAPHSPMAGTGWLQGWRLTFGGEDYTWEGALATVVEEPGSQVFVVLYDVPEHDERQLDRWEGGELGMHKKLRLRVATLDGSVLAFIYVLNAYEGGEPSARYLGVIADAAEIAGAPDDYVNELRSRPSRKSSPGNHS; from the coding sequence GTGCCGCTGTATGCCGCGTACGGGTCGAACATGGACCCCGAGCAGATGAAGGAGCGCGCCCCGCACTCGCCGATGGCCGGGACCGGGTGGCTCCAGGGCTGGCGGCTGACGTTCGGCGGCGAGGACTACACCTGGGAGGGCGCACTCGCCACCGTGGTGGAGGAGCCGGGCTCGCAGGTGTTCGTCGTGCTCTACGACGTCCCCGAGCACGACGAACGCCAGCTCGACCGCTGGGAGGGCGGTGAGCTGGGCATGCACAAGAAGCTCCGGCTGCGCGTCGCCACCCTCGACGGCAGCGTCCTCGCGTTCATCTACGTGCTCAACGCCTACGAGGGCGGGGAGCCCTCGGCCCGCTACCTGGGCGTGATCGCCGACGCCGCGGAGATCGCGGGCGCCCCGGACGACTACGTGAACGAGCTGCGCAGCAGGCCCAGCCGCAAGTCCTCGCCCGGCAACCACTCCTGA